Below is a window of Nitrospira sp. DNA.
GGCATCATGAATATTCTGCTGGTGTCGGTGACGGAGCGGACGAGGGAAATCGGAGTCCGCATGGCGGTGGGGGCCAAGCGGCTGCACATTCTGATGCAGTTTCTGATCGAGGCGGTCACGTTGAGTCTGTTCGGCGGTGTGATCGGTGTGGTCGTCGGCATCGTCGGGGCACGACTCACGACAGTGATCGCGGGATGGCCGACCATCATTTCGTTCGAGGCGATCATGACCGCCTTCGTGTTCTCGCTGGCCGTCGGACTGTTTTTCGGGCTCTATCCCGCCAACAAAGCCGCACGGCTCAATCCGATCGAAGCCCTGCGCTACGAATAACGCCCCAGCCTGAACCGGCAGTCTCCGGCCGTGAGATGGCTCCGGTGGGCTGTGAGCGTAGTTTGGAGGGGGTTAGTGAAAGGCTCGTTCGAATTCCGCTGGAATGGTACCCAGCACGGAACGTATCCCCCGGGGAGGAGCTTCCGTGTCCTGGTTGGCCAGATCGATGACGAGCGGGACGATGTAGGGTTCCCCCGAGGGATCGTGGGTGATGGTGACGATGGGCTGGTGCAGTTTTCCTGAGTTGATGACGGACACGATGGCCCGCTCGCCGGTGGTCAGTGAGACATAGCTATACACCGGATAAATTCCCATCACTTTGACGAAGAGCGAGATCAACCGGTTTTCGTATCTGCCTTCCTGCCCTTCTTGGTAGAGCCGCTGCAATGACTGGTGCGGGGTGAGCGGCGACGCACCGCCGAATCCGGTCAGCAACTCGTCGTAGCGATCCGTGACCATCACAATCCGTGTCATGTCGGAGGTGAATGCGCCGCCGGTTTCTGCGGGGAATCCGCTTCCATTCAAATAGGCATGGTGCTCGGCCACAATCTGTTCCACCGCCGGTGAGAAGCCGTTCCGGCGTTCGAGCAGAATGGCGCCCCCGCGCGCGTGGGCTTCATAGGTCTGCCGGTTCTGTTCGGAGAGGGTGGTCGAGGTGTCGTGAATCCGTTGGAGAACGTTCGGCGGGACCTGCATGAGGCCGATGTCGTGAAGCAGTGCGCCGGTGGCTAACTCCTGGATGGCCAGGAGGTTGTAGTCTGCCGCGTGAGCCAGAATCATTGAAAAGCTGCAGGTGGCCAGGGCGTGCTGGCTGAGCGGGGCATTGCCCGCGCGCCCTTGGTTGAACGCCATGAACAGGGCATGGGTGTTGAGCGCTTGGGCGACGGCACTGATCGCATGCACGGTGTGTGTGGCTTCTTCCGGATCGACGACGCCTGTTTGCGCGATGCGTGAGAAGGTGTTCTGCACCGACGCTTCGAGTTGAGCCCGTGCGGTTCTGGCTGCCAATAGCTCTTGCGTCATCGCGGCAAGGGAGCGGACCTCCGTCGCGTGAGGCGACGGGGCGGCCGGCGTCTGAGTGATGCCGTGTGGTTCGTCCTGTGCCGACGTCGAGGTGCCTGGGATATCCAGGCCCCGGGCGGGGTCGATGGACAGGTGTTTGACTCCGGCACGCCGTAATTTCTCGATCTGCTCGTCGGTCCGGATCAGGAACGAGTGCCGCATGAAGGGCGAACGGAACCAGGCTACGTCGATTTTGGCGACGTGCATGCCGATCTGGAGCGCATCGATGTCGATCGGTCGGTATGCCATAACGTCCGGGCGTTGCGGGCCTGCCGCTCTTTTGCGGTCTTCTTGCGCTGTGTTATCGATCTCGCCGACTGTCGGATTGAGGGGCCGGGGGCACCACTAGCGGGCCTCAAGCGAGGTGAGACTAGCTGAGCCGGGTGCTGCAGGCGGCGCCACCGACAACAGTACTTCCATGCGAGGATTGTCGCGATCCTGATACTTGTAGAGGTGCGTTTCGACCACCCGATTGTCGTTCAGTCCCAGGCCCTCACATAAGGCGTCTTGCGCGATCTTGAGTCCTCCGTCGGTATCCCGACGCAGGGCCGAGGTGAAGAAAAACTGAATGGATAACGCGAGGCTCGACTGGCTCAAGGTTCGCCTTAGAGTACCACGATGAGGCGATTGGGCAAGCGCAACCAGAATTTGTTGCCCGACCAATTCCTTGAACGCACGGCCTTTGGCGGAGAGCAGACGGCGCCCGTTGGCC
It encodes the following:
- a CDS encoding DUF3391 domain-containing protein translates to MAYRPIDIDALQIGMHVAKIDVAWFRSPFMRHSFLIRTDEQIEKLRRAGVKHLSIDPARGLDIPGTSTSAQDEPHGITQTPAAPSPHATEVRSLAAMTQELLAARTARAQLEASVQNTFSRIAQTGVVDPEEATHTVHAISAVAQALNTHALFMAFNQGRAGNAPLSQHALATCSFSMILAHAADYNLLAIQELATGALLHDIGLMQVPPNVLQRIHDTSTTLSEQNRQTYEAHARGGAILLERRNGFSPAVEQIVAEHHAYLNGSGFPAETGGAFTSDMTRIVMVTDRYDELLTGFGGASPLTPHQSLQRLYQEGQEGRYENRLISLFVKVMGIYPVYSYVSLTTGERAIVSVINSGKLHQPIVTITHDPSGEPYIVPLVIDLANQDTEAPPRGIRSVLGTIPAEFERAFH
- a CDS encoding RusA family crossover junction endodeoxyribonuclease translates to MAVTTDPPSVRVTADSIALTLPVPPSINHQYATANGRRLLSAKGRAFKELVGQQILVALAQSPHRGTLRRTLSQSSLALSIQFFFTSALRRDTDGGLKIAQDALCEGLGLNDNRVVETHLYKYQDRDNPRMEVLLSVAPPAAPGSASLTSLEAR